A genomic window from Sporosarcina sp. Marseille-Q4063 includes:
- the lgt gene encoding prolipoprotein diacylglyceryl transferase, which produces MVNLLTINPVAFSLGVFEVRWYGILIALGIVLAFIVVQKEMVKRGMHPDFLTDLLIWAVPISIISARIYYVIFSWDYYKNNLGQIIQIWEGGIAIHGALIGAFITTYIYTKIRGVSFWKTVDIAVAGLLIGQIIGRWGNFMNQEAHGGPVSEKFLETTIIPDWIMNQMTIEGVTYHPTFLYESLWNIVGLIIIILLRNVKLKRGEMFLFYLVWYSVGRFFIEGMRTDSLYVVGELRAAQLVSVLAIVIAIIILIIRRYIQKVDVNYEDE; this is translated from the coding sequence ATGGTTAATCTACTTACAATAAATCCGGTAGCATTTTCGCTTGGGGTGTTCGAAGTCCGTTGGTACGGGATTTTAATTGCCCTTGGCATCGTCCTAGCTTTTATAGTTGTTCAGAAAGAAATGGTAAAACGCGGTATGCATCCGGATTTTCTTACGGATCTACTTATATGGGCGGTTCCGATTTCAATCATCAGTGCCAGGATTTATTATGTCATTTTCTCGTGGGATTATTATAAAAACAATCTGGGGCAAATCATTCAAATTTGGGAGGGCGGCATTGCTATCCATGGGGCACTGATCGGTGCTTTTATTACGACGTATATTTACACCAAGATTCGCGGCGTTTCATTTTGGAAAACGGTTGACATTGCAGTGGCAGGGCTTCTAATAGGACAAATTATCGGTCGGTGGGGCAATTTCATGAACCAGGAGGCACACGGAGGACCTGTTTCGGAGAAGTTCCTTGAGACAACAATCATCCCAGATTGGATCATGAACCAAATGACAATCGAAGGCGTGACTTATCATCCGACGTTCCTTTACGAATCATTATGGAACATTGTTGGATTAATCATTATTATCTTGTTACGAAATGTCAAATTGAAGCGTGGCGAAATGTTTTTGTTCTACCTTGTGTGGTATTCTGTCGGGCGATTCTTCATCGAGGGTATGAGGACGGATAGTTTATATGTCGTCGGTGAACTTAGGGCGGCCCAACTTGTTTCCGTTTTGGCGATTGTAATCGCCATCATCATTCTTATTATCAGGCGTTATATTCAAAAAGTGGATGTCAATTACGAAGATGAATAG
- a CDS encoding F510_1955 family glycosylhydrolase — protein MKKMRVFMGLLALVVVMSACSSESKTYSFGKVTNNKFDHLHGLGYINGGPEFVISTHEGLYEYDKDGWKEANSEKHDYMGFQAVREGFFSSGHPEPGSDYKNPLGLVKSTNRGASFDKLAFYGEIDFHYLAAGYDSNAIYVLNEMPTEEMTGGLHYTLDEGTTWNKATMNGFNSEFISNLAAHPSQKEMIAIGSKDGIFLSKDYGENFELFNNVNMVLSVTLTENGGYYSSYENETVQLKTFTFGNDQEMSIQLPNEKMNPIVFIAVNPDDKKEIVIATHNNDIFLTKDEGANWDALAKNGKLKK, from the coding sequence ATGAAAAAAATGAGGGTTTTCATGGGATTGCTAGCATTGGTCGTTGTCATGTCAGCTTGTAGTAGTGAAAGTAAAACATATTCTTTTGGAAAAGTGACAAATAACAAATTTGATCATTTGCATGGCTTGGGATATATAAATGGTGGACCTGAATTTGTTATTTCAACTCACGAGGGACTTTACGAATATGACAAAGACGGATGGAAAGAAGCAAATAGCGAAAAGCACGATTATATGGGTTTTCAAGCGGTACGTGAAGGTTTTTTCTCAAGTGGTCATCCAGAACCAGGATCCGACTATAAAAATCCGCTTGGCCTTGTCAAAAGTACAAATAGAGGTGCGAGCTTTGATAAATTAGCATTTTACGGGGAAATTGATTTTCATTACCTTGCAGCGGGCTATGACTCAAACGCCATCTATGTACTCAATGAAATGCCAACCGAAGAGATGACAGGGGGGCTACATTATACTTTGGATGAGGGAACCACTTGGAATAAGGCCACGATGAACGGATTCAATTCGGAATTCATCTCAAATTTGGCTGCTCATCCGTCGCAGAAAGAGATGATTGCAATCGGGAGTAAAGATGGCATATTCCTTTCAAAGGACTACGGCGAAAACTTTGAACTTTTTAATAACGTAAACATGGTTCTATCTGTGACTTTGACTGAAAATGGTGGGTACTATTCAAGCTATGAAAATGAAACAGTACAACTCAAAACATTTACATTTGGTAACGATCAAGAAATGTCTATTCAACTTCCCAATGAAAAAATGAATCCAATTGTCTTTATCGCAGTTAATCCGGATGATAAAAAAGAAATTGTAATTGCAACACATAATAATGATATTTTCCTGACAAAAGATGAAGGGGCTAATTGGGATGCACTTGCTAAAAACGGTAAATTGAAGAAATAA
- the ccsB gene encoding c-type cytochrome biogenesis protein CcsB → MELASLSANLLLISFIAYLIAMMFFGGAVKGSKSEATYKYNRWGNIAIVITIIGFISHLGYFVTRWIASGHVPVSNMFEFTTAFGMLIVGAFILLFFLYRTPSLGLFALPLAVIIIGYASMFPRELSPLIPALKSYWLTVHVITAAIGEAILAISAVAGLVFLLKNIDMTKKSKQRFWLESVMFTLILVVGFILSSSTFAVMGYEAKFTYINQKEELAQIVYNYPPLFGMNEYESLTPDKMTPIAEMPAIINGKTLTTLVWSIATGSVLYLLLRLILRRPIATLLQPFAKKANSQIMDEIGYRSVLIGFPVFTLGALVFAMIWAHEAWSRFWGWDPKEVWALITWLFYAAYLHLRLSRGWEGEKSAWLAVIGFIIIMFNLIAVNLIIAGLHSYA, encoded by the coding sequence ATGGAACTTGCGTCTTTAAGTGCGAATTTATTGCTCATCTCATTTATCGCGTATCTTATTGCAATGATGTTTTTCGGCGGGGCGGTAAAAGGTTCAAAGTCGGAAGCCACATATAAATACAATCGATGGGGAAATATTGCAATTGTTATTACAATCATCGGTTTTATATCGCATTTGGGGTACTTTGTTACACGTTGGATTGCTTCTGGGCATGTACCGGTAAGTAATATGTTTGAATTCACGACTGCCTTTGGAATGCTGATTGTAGGAGCGTTCATCTTATTGTTTTTCCTTTACAGGACACCATCACTAGGCCTGTTTGCGTTGCCACTTGCAGTCATTATCATTGGATATGCAAGTATGTTTCCGAGGGAACTTTCTCCGCTAATCCCGGCATTAAAAAGCTATTGGTTGACGGTGCATGTAATTACAGCGGCAATCGGTGAGGCGATACTTGCAATTAGTGCAGTTGCAGGCCTTGTTTTTCTATTAAAAAATATCGACATGACGAAAAAGTCTAAACAACGTTTCTGGTTGGAATCGGTTATGTTCACACTAATTCTCGTTGTCGGTTTTATTTTGTCATCTTCGACGTTTGCTGTCATGGGATATGAAGCAAAATTTACTTATATTAATCAAAAAGAAGAACTAGCTCAAATTGTATATAATTATCCGCCGTTATTCGGCATGAATGAGTACGAATCGCTTACACCGGATAAGATGACACCAATTGCTGAGATGCCTGCAATCATCAATGGAAAGACATTGACGACGCTTGTATGGTCAATTGCAACGGGTAGCGTTCTCTATTTATTGCTTAGACTTATTTTGCGTCGTCCAATTGCAACGCTATTACAGCCGTTCGCAAAAAAGGCGAATTCTCAAATCATGGATGAAATAGGTTACCGTTCTGTCTTAATTGGATTCCCAGTATTCACACTTGGAGCGCTAGTTTTCGCAATGATTTGGGCACATGAAGCATGGTCTAGATTTTGGGGATGGGACCCTAAAGAAGTATGGGCACTCATCACATGGCTATTCTATGCGGCTTATCTTCACCTAAGGCTCTCACGAGGGTGGGAAGGCGAAAAATCGGCTTGGCTCGCGGTCATAGGTTTCATCATCATTATGTTTAATCTCATTGCCGTGAACTTGATTATCGCGGGGTTGCATTCATACGCATAA
- a CDS encoding recombinase family protein encodes MESRKFGYIRVSSKDQNESRQMEAMKKIGISDRDIFLDKQSGNNFHREQYQLMKRMIRKGDILYIHSLDRFGRSKDDILNEWQELTKEIGADIVVLDMPLLDTTKYKDSIGNFISDLILQVLSWLAEDERDRIRTRQREGIDSALVKGVKFGRPSIKITDDFILAYEKWKAGEITAVKAMEEANMKKTSFYKMVKEHEILSEK; translated from the coding sequence TTGGAATCTCGTAAGTTTGGATACATCAGGGTAAGTTCAAAAGACCAAAACGAAAGCCGGCAGATGGAAGCAATGAAAAAGATTGGGATTAGTGATCGCGACATTTTTCTAGATAAGCAATCTGGTAATAACTTTCACCGCGAACAATATCAATTAATGAAACGAATGATTAGAAAAGGAGATATTCTTTATATTCATTCCCTGGACCGCTTTGGTCGTAGCAAAGACGACATTTTAAACGAGTGGCAAGAACTTACGAAGGAAATCGGGGCTGATATAGTGGTACTTGATATGCCTTTGCTGGATACTACAAAATATAAGGATAGTATCGGCAACTTCATTTCAGACCTTATTCTTCAAGTTCTATCTTGGCTTGCGGAAGACGAACGTGACCGTATACGAACACGTCAGCGAGAAGGTATTGATTCAGCCCTTGTAAAGGGTGTGAAATTTGGACGACCATCAATTAAGATAACAGATGATTTTATACTGGCTTACGAAAAGTGGAAGGCTGGAGAAATTACAGCAGTTAAAGCGATGGAAGAAGCAAATATGAAGAAAACATCATTTTATAAAATGGTGAAGGAGCATGAAATATTGTCTGAAAAATAG
- a CDS encoding restriction endonuclease has protein sequence MIDWKTVDPRYFEKFIFHFLKELGFRNREWFGRGGGDRGRDVCATWYEELPFGMGYQRKWIFQCKRWKTMPSTGDIYEEISKAVQHQPDHWVMVIPLDPTSSVIDYFIKMELNFGIKLSIIPLSQLEEIIVEFPYLLSVLTEGYISERGGANEVRI, from the coding sequence TTGATAGATTGGAAAACTGTGGATCCAAGATACTTCGAAAAGTTCATATTTCATTTTTTAAAGGAATTAGGCTTCAGGAATCGGGAGTGGTTTGGCAGAGGTGGCGGTGATCGTGGAAGAGATGTATGCGCGACTTGGTATGAGGAACTGCCATTTGGAATGGGTTACCAAAGAAAATGGATTTTTCAATGTAAACGTTGGAAAACCATGCCCAGCACTGGAGATATATACGAAGAAATTTCTAAAGCAGTCCAACATCAGCCAGATCATTGGGTAATGGTTATCCCACTAGATCCAACCTCAAGTGTAATAGATTATTTCATTAAAATGGAACTAAACTTTGGTATTAAACTATCCATTATACCTTTATCACAGCTAGAAGAAATAATTGTTGAGTTTCCATATTTATTAAGTGTTTTAACAGAAGGTTATATTAGTGAAAGGGGTGGGGCCAATGAAGTTAGAATATGA
- a CDS encoding DUF4652 domain-containing protein — protein sequence MKLEYDYDERVIYVKKSDEDMEIIENNSPSEPVISFDESKATYISPLEWESLGSLYLIDLDTLESEALIIPKDDTSVPKEVIWIDNENLAIIMGFGSGTISIGGNVFIYNISTDELNQLTHHDSKIQITNIKLKEPTTLQLKGIKYTDENFMYFEEYFEKVSITN from the coding sequence ATGAAGTTAGAATATGATTACGATGAACGTGTAATTTATGTGAAGAAGTCGGATGAAGATATGGAGATTATAGAAAATAATTCCCCATCAGAACCAGTTATATCATTTGATGAATCCAAAGCTACATATATATCACCGTTAGAATGGGAATCTTTAGGTAGTTTATATTTGATCGACCTAGATACTTTAGAATCGGAAGCATTAATAATACCAAAAGACGATACAAGTGTACCTAAAGAAGTTATTTGGATAGATAATGAAAACCTGGCAATAATTATGGGTTTTGGAAGTGGAACAATCTCAATAGGTGGGAATGTTTTTATTTATAATATATCAACAGATGAATTGAATCAGTTAACACATCATGATTCAAAAATACAAATAACAAATATCAAGTTGAAAGAACCTACAACGTTGCAACTTAAGGGAATAAAATATACTGATGAAAACTTCATGTATTTTGAAGAGTATTTTGAAAAGGTTTCTATTACAAATTAA
- a CDS encoding cytochrome c biogenesis CcdA family protein, whose product MLADLNLFLAFGAGLLNFLSPCTLPLYPAFISYITGMSLDEINTDKGKFRKSGIFHTIVFLIGFSAIFIFLGYSSSLIGTFFYQYQDLLRQIGAIFIVIFGLMILGFFTPSFLMKEKKLQFKNRPAGYFGTFLIGLAFAAGWTPCTGPITGAVFMMAAQNPGFGMWYMLVYVLGFAIPFFLLSIFITRVKWIQKYNRVITKVGGYLMIALGILLFFDGLTYIIIWLSPFFGGFMGF is encoded by the coding sequence ATGTTGGCAGATTTGAACTTGTTTCTTGCATTTGGTGCAGGTTTATTAAACTTTTTATCTCCGTGTACATTACCGCTATATCCAGCTTTCATATCTTATATTACGGGAATGTCGCTCGATGAAATTAACACGGATAAAGGGAAGTTTCGGAAAAGCGGAATCTTCCATACGATTGTATTCCTCATCGGCTTTTCGGCTATCTTTATCTTTCTGGGATATAGCTCATCGCTTATTGGTACGTTTTTTTATCAGTACCAGGATTTGCTCCGACAAATAGGCGCGATTTTTATTGTCATTTTTGGGTTGATGATTCTAGGTTTCTTTACACCAAGTTTTCTTATGAAGGAGAAAAAATTACAGTTTAAGAATAGACCAGCCGGCTATTTTGGTACGTTCCTCATCGGGCTTGCCTTTGCAGCTGGATGGACTCCATGTACAGGACCAATCACGGGTGCTGTTTTCATGATGGCTGCACAAAATCCTGGATTTGGAATGTGGTATATGCTTGTCTATGTTTTAGGGTTTGCAATTCCGTTTTTCCTACTATCGATTTTTATCACTCGCGTTAAATGGATACAAAAATACAACCGAGTAATAACGAAGGTCGGGGGCTACCTTATGATTGCACTCGGTATTCTTCTTTTCTTCGACGGATTAACATATATTATTATTTGGCTAAGTCCATTTTTTGGAGGGTTTATGGGATTCTGA
- a CDS encoding response regulator transcription factor, whose amino-acid sequence MRTILLVDDEQRMLNLIELFMIPHGFRCIKETSGKKALEILKKEKVSLVLLDVMMPEIDGWEVCEKIREFSDVPVIMLTARTDKLDVVKGLGSGADDYITKPFDERELSARVHALLRRIPDEEKDTEMIVNGNFKLDKETYSLQYNDSKVPLTLKEFYIIEALISRPTKTFTREQLLHAAWDYNTYTDIRTVDSHIRNLRDKLKTAGFPIEEFLKTVWGIGYKWS is encoded by the coding sequence ATGAGAACAATCTTACTAGTTGACGATGAGCAGAGGATGTTAAATCTCATTGAATTATTTATGATTCCTCATGGCTTTAGATGCATCAAAGAGACAAGCGGAAAGAAGGCATTGGAGATACTTAAGAAGGAAAAGGTTAGCCTTGTGCTTTTGGATGTTATGATGCCGGAAATTGATGGATGGGAAGTGTGTGAAAAAATCCGTGAGTTTTCCGATGTCCCTGTCATAATGTTGACGGCTCGAACCGACAAGCTTGACGTGGTGAAGGGGCTAGGTAGTGGTGCTGATGATTATATTACGAAACCTTTTGATGAAAGAGAGTTGTCGGCAAGGGTACATGCACTATTACGCCGTATCCCCGACGAAGAAAAAGATACAGAAATGATTGTTAACGGTAATTTTAAGCTGGATAAAGAAACGTATTCATTACAATATAATGACTCGAAAGTACCGCTGACACTAAAAGAATTTTATATTATTGAAGCTTTAATTTCGCGCCCAACAAAGACTTTTACGCGGGAACAGTTATTGCATGCTGCATGGGATTATAACACCTATACAGATATCCGGACAGTGGATTCGCATATACGTAATTTAAGGGATAAATTAAAAACTGCGGGGTTTCCCATTGAAGAATTCTTAAAGACGGTATGGGGAATCGGATATAAATGGAGCTAA
- the resA gene encoding thiol-disulfide oxidoreductase ResA: MNNKKKNRLIMRLMVLIVLTVAIVFAIYNSLTQEKQDVLKVGDHAPDFVLVDLNGETHQLSKYKGQGVFLNFWGTWCAPCKKEMPAMGRQYEVYKDQGVQILAVNIAESDLKVQTFAKQYGMSFPTLIDKTKVVMEAYSVRPLPTTFLINPDGKIIKIITGEMSENDIKDYMEQIKPS, encoded by the coding sequence TTGAATAATAAAAAGAAGAATCGTTTGATTATGCGGTTAATGGTTTTAATAGTGTTGACAGTCGCTATTGTATTTGCAATATATAACAGCTTAACACAAGAAAAACAGGACGTATTAAAAGTTGGAGATCATGCGCCTGATTTCGTTTTGGTCGACTTAAATGGTGAGACCCATCAACTCTCTAAATATAAAGGTCAAGGCGTCTTCCTAAACTTTTGGGGGACATGGTGCGCACCATGTAAAAAGGAAATGCCCGCGATGGGACGGCAATATGAGGTTTATAAAGATCAAGGAGTTCAAATATTAGCTGTAAATATCGCAGAGTCTGATTTGAAAGTTCAAACTTTCGCCAAACAATACGGCATGAGCTTCCCCACCCTCATTGACAAAACAAAAGTTGTTATGGAAGCGTATAGCGTACGGCCGTTACCTACAACTTTTCTAATTAATCCAGATGGCAAGATTATAAAAATTATAACAGGTGAAATGTCTGAAAACGATATTAAGGATTATATGGAGCAAATAAAGCCTAGTTAA
- a CDS encoding cytochrome c biogenesis protein ResB encodes MSKIACQCGHENPFGTILCERCGRPQTEEAKESKLIDMRYEGSARRSQTYKRSIIDKIWNFFSSVKIGVSIIVAVLATSAIGTLFPQKLFIPATRDVDIAAYYEKHYGVAGFLYYKLGFYDMYNSWWFITLIGMLGISIIIASIDRVVPLYKSLKKQRTKRHVSFMRRQRIYGSGTVEDPDASMAKAEEKLKALRYNVKTEDGAILAERGRFSRWGPYVNHTGLIIFLLGVLLRGLPGFYVDETLWLREGETRALPGAPGYYLKNNKFILETYSKEEDEVFSEAIDRVGAIAKNYQSDVTLYKDVEGGLPGESNKLEFVKDYSIIVNKPLNFDGFNVFQMDYRLDELKSMTFQLTEKKSDTSLGEFTIDLINPEPIYQLGEGVYVELKDFYPDFDGIEDGEPKSKSPVPNNPAFIFKMVTPSKPEGEMSFVAIRQTLETEQNDYKATFISAETRDITGLVIRKDKTLYVLLLGGIIFMIGVAQGSYWNHRRIWIQKGEDNELILAGHTNKNWFGLKKDFDKVNDFANLPPYEDRQDAESSLDEVKGDNS; translated from the coding sequence ATGAGTAAAATTGCATGTCAATGCGGTCACGAAAATCCATTTGGCACGATTCTTTGTGAACGTTGTGGAAGGCCGCAAACAGAAGAAGCGAAAGAAAGTAAGCTTATTGACATGAGATACGAAGGTTCTGCCAGAAGATCGCAGACCTATAAAAGATCTATCATCGATAAAATCTGGAACTTTTTCTCTAGCGTTAAAATAGGCGTCAGCATTATTGTTGCGGTACTTGCCACTTCAGCAATTGGTACCCTGTTTCCGCAAAAGTTATTTATTCCCGCCACAAGGGATGTGGACATAGCAGCCTATTATGAAAAACATTATGGGGTTGCAGGGTTTCTTTATTATAAGCTTGGATTTTACGATATGTACAACAGCTGGTGGTTCATCACGCTAATTGGAATGCTTGGAATTTCCATCATCATCGCCAGCATTGATAGGGTTGTACCTTTATACAAATCATTGAAAAAACAACGCACGAAGCGCCATGTCTCATTCATGAGAAGACAACGGATTTACGGTTCAGGTACAGTTGAAGATCCGGATGCGTCAATGGCTAAAGCAGAAGAAAAATTAAAAGCGCTACGTTACAATGTGAAAACGGAAGACGGGGCGATTTTAGCTGAAAGAGGTCGATTTTCAAGATGGGGTCCATACGTCAACCATACTGGGCTGATTATCTTTCTTCTTGGCGTTCTACTGCGTGGACTTCCAGGTTTTTACGTTGATGAAACACTTTGGCTTCGTGAAGGCGAGACACGTGCCCTCCCAGGTGCACCAGGATACTATTTAAAGAATAATAAATTCATTCTTGAGACCTATTCGAAGGAAGAAGACGAGGTATTTAGTGAAGCAATCGATCGTGTTGGAGCAATCGCAAAAAATTACCAATCAGATGTCACGTTATATAAAGATGTGGAAGGCGGACTTCCTGGTGAGTCCAACAAGTTGGAATTTGTAAAAGATTATTCAATCATCGTTAACAAACCTCTTAATTTTGACGGATTCAATGTTTTTCAGATGGATTACCGTCTGGACGAACTAAAATCAATGACCTTCCAACTAACGGAAAAAAAATCGGACACTTCACTTGGCGAATTTACAATTGATCTTATTAACCCCGAGCCAATTTATCAACTAGGAGAAGGCGTGTATGTGGAACTAAAGGATTTTTATCCGGATTTTGACGGCATTGAAGATGGTGAGCCGAAATCAAAGTCACCAGTACCGAACAATCCTGCCTTCATTTTCAAAATGGTGACACCTTCGAAGCCGGAAGGTGAAATGAGTTTCGTAGCGATACGTCAAACACTCGAAACAGAACAGAATGATTATAAGGCAACATTTATCAGTGCAGAGACACGTGACATTACAGGACTTGTTATACGAAAAGATAAGACGTTGTATGTCTTGTTGCTTGGAGGTATCATTTTTATGATCGGGGTCGCACAAGGATCCTATTGGAATCATAGAAGAATTTGGATTCAAAAGGGCGAAGACAATGAATTAATCCTTGCCGGCCATACAAATAAAAATTGGTTTGGATTAAAAAAGGATTTTGATAAAGTAAATGATTTTGCAAACTTGCCACCTTACGAAGATAGGCAAGATGCTGAGTCCAGTTTGGATGAAGTGAAAGGGGACAACTCATAA
- a CDS encoding HAMP domain-containing sensor histidine kinase has translation MNRISAKLTAYFFISVLIMEVSLIVYLHQSIIHSRIDEEFSRLLATGSNHRDVLVEYYSDTTMKHIVLMEKDSDREVVITNNQGDILHSSGENRSALVKYLPTENDMQLKNDKILASDWEGMPYIISAHPYKVDSSHSGYVIMFQNTRAIEQLVGKLNLHFGMAGVTSVVALFIIYAILSKFLTRPLIRMKEATEKLSKGDFNVSLPFIGNDELGELSGSIQKLADDLERLKMERNEFLASIAHELSTPLTYLIGYSKVAMRQGVNETDRNHYLSIIAEESDRMKELVKNLLDLARMDENIFTVSKEYFNARPFFEDIFKLVGPSFNMKKLSLDLTCEEDLEIHADPLRLEQIMLNLLDNALKYSTEKSVVKVKVSKSGDKSVISVTDFGIGIPSEEIEFIFENLYRVEKSRSRTSGGSGIGLAIVKELVEAHNGSIEVESSIGKGSTFTISI, from the coding sequence GTGAACAGAATCTCGGCCAAGTTAACGGCCTATTTTTTCATTTCGGTACTAATAATGGAAGTATCACTTATTGTTTATCTCCATCAAAGTATCATTCATTCAAGAATTGATGAAGAATTTTCCCGTCTATTGGCAACCGGTTCGAATCATCGTGACGTGCTTGTCGAATATTATTCAGATACAACAATGAAACACATTGTATTGATGGAAAAAGACAGTGACCGAGAAGTTGTCATTACAAATAATCAAGGTGATATACTCCATAGCTCGGGAGAAAATAGAAGTGCCCTAGTTAAATATCTTCCTACAGAAAACGATATGCAATTGAAGAATGATAAGATTCTAGCATCAGACTGGGAAGGGATGCCGTATATCATTAGTGCACATCCCTATAAAGTAGACTCAAGCCATTCAGGTTATGTAATCATGTTTCAAAATACTCGTGCTATCGAACAGTTAGTCGGGAAGTTGAACTTGCATTTTGGAATGGCAGGTGTAACAAGCGTAGTTGCACTATTTATCATTTACGCAATTCTTTCTAAATTTCTTACGCGTCCTTTAATCCGAATGAAAGAAGCGACGGAGAAATTGAGTAAAGGAGATTTCAATGTAAGTCTTCCGTTCATTGGCAATGACGAGCTTGGTGAATTATCAGGCTCTATTCAAAAGCTTGCGGATGATTTGGAACGATTAAAGATGGAAAGGAATGAGTTCTTAGCCTCGATTGCCCATGAATTAAGTACTCCATTGACATACTTAATCGGCTATTCAAAAGTGGCAATGAGACAAGGGGTCAACGAGACGGATCGTAATCACTATCTTTCTATTATTGCGGAAGAGTCAGACCGCATGAAGGAACTCGTTAAAAACTTATTGGATTTAGCAAGAATGGATGAAAATATTTTCACGGTTTCGAAGGAATATTTTAATGCGCGTCCGTTCTTTGAGGATATCTTCAAGCTTGTTGGTCCTTCTTTTAACATGAAGAAACTTAGCCTGGATTTAACATGCGAAGAAGATTTAGAAATCCATGCAGATCCATTGCGATTAGAGCAAATAATGTTGAATTTACTTGATAATGCTTTGAAATATTCAACAGAAAAATCGGTTGTCAAAGTAAAGGTATCTAAGAGCGGGGACAAGTCAGTTATTTCCGTTACAGATTTCGGAATCGGAATCCCGTCCGAAGAGATTGAGTTCATTTTTGAAAACCTTTACCGAGTGGAAAAATCGCGTTCCCGTACATCTGGAGGATCAGGCATTGGTCTGGCAATTGTCAAAGAACTTGTCGAAGCCCACAATGGTAGCATTGAAGTGGAGAGTAGCATAGGAAAAGGGAGTACGTTCACCATTAGTATTTAA
- a CDS encoding sulfite exporter TauE/SafE family protein has translation MYGLMSKISQAITEPVTILIHSFEQYPIVVALLLGLVGAVAPCQLTGNMSAITLYGNRTIQMKDDMGEILFFIIGKVAVFSSLGLLVWFFGETFETSLTDYFPLFRKVIGPLIIVTGFVLIGILRLDFLRKLTMRIPIRLRNGKLGSFMLGASFSLAFCPTMFVLFFLWLMPLVVTTSYGFVLPAVFGVATSLPLIVLFFFIWFFDAKRIIMKRSMKTGRIVQRLAGAILIIIGIADTITFWGI, from the coding sequence ATGTATGGATTGATGTCGAAAATCAGTCAAGCAATAACTGAACCAGTCACTATCCTTATACATTCCTTTGAACAATACCCTATTGTTGTTGCGCTACTTTTGGGCTTGGTAGGGGCGGTTGCTCCTTGCCAACTTACAGGAAACATGAGTGCTATAACGTTATATGGAAACCGGACGATTCAAATGAAAGATGACATGGGTGAAATTTTATTCTTTATTATTGGGAAAGTTGCTGTATTCAGTTCTCTAGGGTTACTCGTGTGGTTCTTTGGTGAAACATTTGAAACCTCACTAACAGACTACTTTCCTTTGTTTCGTAAAGTAATAGGCCCGCTTATTATTGTTACCGGTTTTGTATTAATAGGAATTCTTAGGCTAGATTTCCTTCGAAAATTAACGATGCGAATTCCTATACGCTTACGAAATGGGAAATTAGGTTCTTTCATGTTGGGTGCAAGTTTTTCCCTCGCTTTCTGCCCAACAATGTTTGTGCTCTTTTTCCTATGGTTAATGCCATTGGTTGTAACAACTTCTTATGGTTTTGTATTACCTGCTGTTTTCGGTGTAGCAACATCGCTGCCACTTATTGTCCTATTTTTCTTCATATGGTTCTTTGATGCGAAGCGGATCATTATGAAGAGAAGCATGAAGACTGGTAGAATAGTGCAACGTTTGGCTGGTGCTATTCTTATTATTATAGGAATAGCTGATACAATCACTTTTTGGGGAATTTGA